One genomic region from Drosophila busckii strain San Diego stock center, stock number 13000-0081.31 chromosome 3R, ASM1175060v1, whole genome shotgun sequence encodes:
- the LOC108603304 gene encoding papilin isoform X4, whose amino-acid sequence MDLSRRLRSTALIAFIVLIGIQQSQSRFPGLRAKRQYGANLYLSANYVTPGGEGNDPNEWTDWSSPSECSRTCGGGVSYQTRECRRRDSNGDAACTGGRVRYYSCNTQDCPEEEPDFRAQQCSRYDDTKFDGVLYEWVPYTNAANPCELNCMPKGERFYYRQREKVVDGTRCNDKDLDVCVNGQCMPVGCDMMLGSDAKEDKCRKCGGDGSTCKTIQNTYTSSDLAAGYNDLLLIPQGATNIRIQESMPSNNYLACRNQEGTYYLNGNWRIDFPRPMQYAGAWWNYQRKPMGFAAPDQLTCAGPITESIYIVMLVQDKNISVDYEYSIPESLSHSQPDAHTWTHREFGACSVSCGGGTQSRQVSCNNRMNLQEVDAALCDPEAKPVETQACGVEPCAPHWVEGEWTKCSKGCGSDGFQNRTVTCERISTNGEHTKEEDAVCLKEVGNKPATQQECNRDVKNCPKYHLGPWKPCDKLCGEGKQTRKVTCFIKENGKKRVLPNDDCVEEKPEEERTCLLAPCEGVDWIVSQWSGCDACGQNTETRTAICGSKDGKVYPEKFCASERPELTRPCKSAKCETQWFTSEWSKCSAKCGKGVQSRIVICGEFDGKTVTPAADDSKCNAEMKPKSEQECEAEQKECPGEWFTGPFGLCSKPCGGGERTREVLCLSNGEKSLNCDKSKVEAISEKCNPDPCSKDEVLPLTSTDKSIEDDDEECSDEDFELVTTDITDDEKASDTTDMDDDMQSTLSTDGMMSDGPYSSSVDASASTDSTIEGSGSDSTTDSGISTSEGSGDDEETDSTMDTSESSDLSTESSGATSEASTDVSSSSDDTTAASSSTDSSVSTDSSASTDASASTDASSSTDASASTDSSVSTDSSAATDSSAATESSLSTESSGSTDSSLSTESSGSTDVSSSSDGSSPTVGSSDASDSTAATESTENVSSSSEATSDSSKSTSDASSSTDSSSSTSSDISTDSSAATDTTVSSSTESTTTDTTESTSSQSTSSTDASSVSSSESSASTSDATKSSEESTTENGSSASTDSSTNDATDSTTEGVSDGSSDGSTDMSTLSTDSSSDVTTDSSTDVSNDSSTDGSTDGSTDVSSDSSTESSKSTDVSGSTDAGSSISTESTVEGGSTESTTGGSTVDSSSVSTDSSKSTDLSSSTEVSGSTEASESTESTGSRESPATTESSSTEITSSVSGESSTDTSDSTATTESGATSDTSSGSTDSSLSTEEGSTSDIWGSSEETSTPHTWETTLRTEKLRKCKSKKKDCSKSVFGCCPDGKSTPKGPFDEGCPIAKTCAETEFGCCPDGVSPAGGKKNKDCPKSECAETLFGCCPDKYTTAEGEDNEGCPEPTTVPPTTTTEATTEFEGSGDTTQASDLVTSCAFSEFACCPDGETPAQGKDFAGCEPPKVGQGQDCRSSEHGCCPDGRTPAAGPNRQGCAACTSEPFGCCPDNETPAHGPSGEGCCINSAYGCCPDNLRPAYGPNAEGCECRDAPYGCCPDQRTAARGPEQEGCACETTQHGCCPDKITAAKGAKFEGCPCETMQFGCCADGLSFAKGPHQQGCHCTQTEFKCCEDGKTPAKGPDMQGCTCVETEFGCCPDGVTKATDEKFGGCENVQQPAQKACGLPKETGSCGNFSVKYYFDTSYGGCARFWYGGCDGNDNRFETEAECKDTCQEYTGQHICLLPKSAGPCQGFVKKWYFDTDRNRCEEFQYGGCYGTNNRFDSLEACQGTCAISETMPPCEQPVESGPCAGNYERWYYDNQTDVCRPFAYGGCKGNKNNYPTEHACKYSCREPGVLKEHCSLPKQTGDCSEKHARWHYSETSQRCLPFYYTGCGGNKNNFPSLESCETHCPRKVAKDLCDLPAEMGECANYEFAWYYDTKDTACRQFYYGGCGGNENRFTSEQACMARCEKKPEPTTPPPPPSQVDVCSEPESIGDCDKYVLKWLFDKTAGTCRQFYYGGCGGNGNNFATEDECLQRCNRPAPQPEPQPQPPAQPAVHVCDQPAAVGDCADYKLLWNFNATAGRCQQFYYGGCGGNDNRFETETDCAAHCLPNIDNRLHNEPQPQPEPEPEPEPEPSTAKCFKSAEAGNCRDNVTRWFYDSQEGICDQFVYTGCGGNENNYASEEDCQNECFAAQDTCSLRPIRGRCNDISRRWYFDSRSGSCYEFEFTGCRGNRNNFVSERECLSFCRHDAEPQPQPEPPAPAYSVCTQPAEAGECDNHTTAWFYDNEKMACTAFTYSGCGGNGNRFQTRDQCERQCGEFRGIDVCNEPVTTGPCVQWQTRYYYNRDSQSCEPFTYGGCDGTGNRFNDRSECETVCIAGREPAPAAGASKEICRLPLIVGRCNGQSNEERRWYYDDERGNCVAFIYSGCSGNQNNFRSFEACINQCGSPIEPGNEIPASSCEHYENECRELRCPYGVRRVAVNEQPDCQKCECENPCDDHECPDSQQCAIDLSNTADRQFVAVCRDKLKAGACPQLVANASECARECYTDADCRGDNKCCSDGCGFICVHPARPTQRPNTPAPAVIYPGEVRAMLEPKGKPELDVQSSIGGIAVLRCFATGNPSPNITWSLKNLVIDTNQGRYVLTSNGDLTIVQVRQTDDGTYVCVASNGLGEPVRREVELKVTVNAQAIIGLDPHNKYTPGSTIAIGCSVQGYPAPNVTWTKDNTPLYSNERVQITSEPHRMVISDVTTEDSGVYGCTARNAYSYSTSQEQITIESMIPVSPECIDNPYFANCKLIVQGQYCVNKYYAQFCCRSCTLAGQIAQPHPNAL is encoded by the exons ATGGATTTATCGAGGCGGTTGCG CTCAACTGCCTTGATAGCATTCATTGTACTGATTGGCATACAACAATCACAAAGTAGATTC CCTGGACTGCGTGCTAAAAGACAATACGGCgccaatttgtatttatcGGCCAATTATGTGACACCAGGCGGTGAGGGTAACGATCCCAACGAGTGGACCGACTGGAGTTCCCCCTCAGAGTGCTCGCGCACCTGCGGCGGCGGTGTGTCCTATCAGACACGCGAGTGTCGACGACGCGA ctccaATGGCGATGCTGCCTGCACGGGCGGTCGGGTGCGCTACTATTCCTGCAACACCCAAGACTGTCCGGAGGAGGAGCCTGACTTCAGAGCACAGCAGTGTTCACGCTATGACGACACCAAGTTTGATGGCGTGCTCTATGAGTGGGTGCCTTATACCAATGCAGCCAATCCCTGTGAGCTAAACTGCATGCCCAAGGGCGAGCGTTTCTACTATCGCCAGCGTGAGAAGGTCGTTGATGGCACACGCTGCAATGACAAGGATCTGGATGTGTGCGTCAACGGTCAGTGCATGCCTGTGGGCTGTGACATGATGTTGGGCAGCGATGCCAAGGAGGACAAGTGCCGCAAGTGTGGCGGCGATGGCAGCACCTGCAAGACCATACAGAATACCTATACCTCCAGTGATCTGGCTGCAGGCTACAACGATCTGCTGCTCATACCACAAGGCGCTACAAATATACGCATACAGGAGTCGATGCCATCGAACAACTATTTGGCCTGCCGCAATCAGGAGGGCACATACTATCTGAACGGCAATTGGCGCATTGATTTCCCACGTCCCATGCAATATGCTGGCGCCTGGTGGAACTATCAGCGCAAGCCCATGGGCTTTGCGGCACCTGATCAGCTCACCTGCGCTGGCCCCATCACCGAGAGCATTTATATCGTCATGTTGGTGCAAGACAAGAACATTAGCGTGGACTACGAGTATAGCATACCCGAATCTCTGAGCCATAGTCAGCCAGATGCGCATACCTGGACACATCGCGAGTTTGGTGCTTGCAGCGTTTCTTGCGGCGGCGGCACTCAGTCGCGCCAGGTGAGCTGCAACAATCGCATGAATTTGCAAGAAGTTGATGCTGCGCTCTGCGATCCCGAGGCTAAGCCCGTGGAGACACAAGCCTGTGGCGTGGAGCCCTGTGCGCCGCATTGGGTTGAAGGTGAATGGACAAAGTGTTCAAAGGGCTGCGGCTCAGATGGCTTCCAAAATCGCACTGTTACCTGTGAGCGTATTTCTACCAATGG cGAACATACCAAGGAAGAAGATGCTGTTTGCCTTAAGGAAGTTGGCAACAAGCCAGCTACACAACAGGAATGCAATCGTGATGTGAAGAACTGCCCCAAGTATCACTTGGGCCCATGGAAACCATGTGATAAGCTTTGCGGTGAGGGCAAGCAAACACGTAAGGTAACTTGCTTTATCAAGGAGAATGGCAAAAAGCGTGTTTTGCCTAATGATGACTGTGTTGAGGAAAAGCCTGAAGAAGAAAGAACTTGCCTGCTGGCTCCTTGCGAAGGTGTCGACTGGATTGTTTCCCAATGGAGTGGc TGTGATGCTTGCGGCCAAAATACCGAGACTCGTACCGCCATTTGTGGCTCTAAGGACGGCAAAGTGTACCCTGAAAAGTTTTGCGCCTCAGAGCGTCCAGAGCTGACCAGACCATGCAAATCGGCCAAGTGTGAGACACAGTGGTTCACATCAGAGTGGAGCAAGTGCTCAGCAAAATGCGGAAAGGGCGTGCAATCACGTATTGTTATCTGTGGTGAATTTGATGGCAAGACAGTTACACCAGCGGCAGATGATTCCAAATGTAATGCTGAAATGAAGCCCAAGTCAGAACAGGAATGCGAGGCCGAGCAGAAGGAATGCCCTGGTGAATGGTTCACAGGACCATTTGGTCTTTGCAGTAAGCCATGTGGTGGTGGCGAGCGCACGCGTGAAGTTTTATGTCTGTCTAATGGCGAAAAGTCTCTTAACTGTGACAAGTCCAAGGTTGAGGCAATTTCTGAAAAATGCAACCCAGATCCTTGCTCAAAGGACGAAGTTTTGCCACTCACAAGTACTGATAAGTCCATtgaagatgatgatgaagaaTGTTCTGATGAGGACTTTGAGTTGGTAACCACCGATATAACTGACGACGAGAAGGCTAGTGACACCACTGATATGGATGATGATATGCAATCCACTCTCTCAACGGACGGTATGATGAGTGATGGTCCATACTCCTCCTCAGTGGATGCATCTGCCTCGACAGACAGCACAATCGAAGGCTCTGGATCAGATAGTACAACAGATAGCGGAATTTCCACAAGTGAAGGCAGCGGTGATGATGAGGAAACTGACTCAACGATGGACACTTCTGAGTCATCTGACTTGTCCACTGAGAGCAGTGGAGCGACTTCTGAAGCTTCGACTGATGTGTCATCCTCCTCTGATGATACCACAGCTGCATCAAGCTCAACAGACAGCTCCGTCTCCACAGACAGCTCAGCCTCAACAGATGCTTCAGCTTCTACAGACGCTTCATCGTCTACAGATGCTTCCGCCAGCACAGATAGCTCTGTATCTACTGACAGCTCTGCAGCAACCGATAGCTCAGCTGCAACCGAAAGTTCCCTATCAACCGAGTCATCTGGTTCCACTGACAGCTCACTTTCAACAGAAAGCTCAGGCTCAACTGATGTGTCAAGCTCAAGTGATGGATCCAGTCCAACTGTGGGCTCCTCAGACGCTAGTGATTCAACAGCAGCTACCGAGTCGACAGAAAATGTGTCCTCATCGTCAGAGGCTACCAGCGACTCATCCAAATCCACTTCAGATGCTTCCTCTTCTACTGATTCATCCAGCTCAACCTCATCTGACATATCAACTGACTCGTCTGCTGCTACAGATACAACAGTATCATCATCAACTGAAAGTACAACTACGGATACAACCGAATCAACAAGCTCACAGTCTACTTCATCTACTGATGCATCCAGCGTATCTTCAAGCGAGTCATCTGCTTCAACTTCTGATGCCACAAAGTCGAGTGAAGAATCTACCACTGAAAATGGATCTAGTGCGTCCACTGATTCATCAACAAATGATGCAACTGACAGTACTACAGAAGGCGTCTCTGATGGCTCCAGCGATGGCTCCACTGATATGTCCACGCTATCGACTGATAGCTCAAGCGATGTTACTACCGATAGCTCAACAGATGTATCAAATGATAGCTCAACTGATGGCTCCACTGACGGTTCAACTGATGTTTCATCTGACAGCTCCACCGAATCATCCAAGTCCACAGACGTTAGTGGATCTACAGATGCTGGAAGCTCCATTTCGACTGAGAGCACCGTCGAAGGCGGAAGCACCGAATCAACTACAGGAGGCAGCACTGTTGACTCTAGCTCTGTCTCCACTGACAGCTCCAAGTCAACGGATCTATCAAGCTCAACGGAAGTTAGCGGCTCAACTGAAGCTTCAGAATCCACTGAATCCACAGGATCTAGAGAGTCTCCAGCCACTACTGAGTCCTCGTCTACAGAAATTACATCTTCTGTATCTGGTGAATCCTCAACAGACACTTCGGACTCCACCGCGACTACAGAAAGTGGTGCCACCTCAGATACTTCCTCAGGATCGACTGACAGCTCACTTTCAACGGAGGAAGGCTCCACCAGTGATATATGGGGCTCATCTGAAGAGACTAGCACACCACATACTTGGGAAACAACTCTTAGGACAGAGAAGCTACGTAAATGTAAGTCGAAGAAGAAGGATTGTTCAAAGTCTGTCTTTGGCTGCTGTCCGGATGGAAAGTCTACACCTAAAGGACCTTTCGATGAGGGTTGCCCAATTGCAAAGACCTGCGCAGAGACAGAGTTTGGTTGCTGTCCTGATGGCGTTTCTCCAGCTGGTGGCAAAAAGAACAAGGATTGTCCCAAATCAGAATGCGCTGAAACgctctttggctgctgccccGACAAGTACACAACTGCTGAGGGTGAAGACAACGAAGGTTGCCCAGAGCCTACCACAGTACCGCCAACGACAACTACAGAAGCTACCACCGAATTTGAAGGCTCAGGTGATACTACACAGGCATCAGATCTTGTCACTTCCTGTGCCTTTTCTGAATTCGCCTGCTGTCCCGATGGCGAGACGCCAGCTCAGGGCAAAGACTTTGCCGGCTGTGAGCCACCAAAGGTTGGTCAAGGTCAGGATTGTCGCTCTTCAGAGCATGGCTGCTGTCCAGATGGTCGCACACCAGCTGCGGGTCCCAACAGACAGGGCTGCGCAGCTTGCACCAGCGAGCCCTTCGGCTGCTGCCCAGACAACGAGACGCCTGCGCATGGTCCAAGCGGTGAAGGTTGCTGCATTAATTCAGCCTATGGTTGCTGTCCCGATAATCTACGACCTGCCTATGGACCTAACGCTGAGGGCTGTGAGTGCAGAGACGCGCCCTATGGCTGCTGTCCCGATCAAAGAACCGCTGCACGTGGACCCGAACAAGAAGGATGCGCTTGTGAAACGACCCAGCATGGCTGCTGTCCCGACAAGATTACCGCCGCCAAGGGTGCCAAGTTTGAAGGCTGCCCATGCGAAACAATGCAGTTTGGTTGCTGCGCCGATGGCCTTAGCTTTGCCAAGGGCCCACATCAACAAGGCTGCCACTGCACACAAACTGAGTTCAAATGCTGTGAAGATGGTAAGACTCCTGCCAAGGGACCAGACATGCAGGGCTGCACTTGCGTGGAAACAGAGTTTGGTTGCTGTCCCGATGGCGTTACCAAGGCGACGGATGAGAAGTTCGGCGGCTGCGAAAATGTTCAACAGCCTGCGCAAAAGGCTTGCGGCCTGCCCAAGGAAACTGGCAGCTGCGGCAACTTTAGCGTCAAGTATTACTTCGACACTTCCTATGGCGGCTGTGCGCGTTTCTGGTATGGTGGCTGTGATGGCAACGACAATCGCTTCGAGACTGAGGCCGAGTGCAAGGATACCTGCCAGGAGTACACAGGACAACATATTTGCCTGCTGCCCAAGAGCGCAGGTCCCTGCCAGGGCTTCGTCAAGAAGTGGTACTTCGATACGGACAGAAATCGCTGTGAGGAATTCCAATACGGTGGCTGCTACGGCACCAACAATCGCTTTGATAGCCTCGAAGCTTGCCAGGGCACCTGTGCCATTAGCGAAACAATGC caCCTTGCGAGCAGCCAGTGGAGAGTGGACCATGTGCTGGCAACTATGAGCGTTGGTACTACGACAATCAGACAGATGTTTGCCGTCCATTTGCCTATGGCGGCTGCAAgggcaacaagaacaactatCCAACGGAACATGCCTGCAAATACAGCTGCCGCGAGCCCGGCGTGCTTAAAG AACACTGCTCATTGCCTAAGCAAACTGGTGATTGCAGCGAGAAGCATGCCAGATGGCATTATTCCGAAACATCACAGCGTTGTCTGCCATTCTATTACACCGGTTGTGGTGGCAACAAGAACAATTTCCCATCATTGGAATCATGCGAAACTCATTGTCCACGCAAAGTTG cCAAAGACCTTTGCGACTTGCCTGCTGAGATGGGCGAATGCGCCAACTATGAGTTTGCCTGGTACTATGATACCAAGGATACTGCCTGTCGTCAGTTCTACTACGGCGGCTGCGGTGGCAACGAGAATCGCTTTACCAGCGAGCAGGCCTGCATGGCGCGTTGCGAGAAGAAGCCCGAGCCGACaacgccaccaccaccacccagtCAGGTGGACGTTTGCAGCGAGCCAGAGAGTATTGGCGACTGCGATAAATATGTGCTCAAGTGGCTGTTTGACAAAACTGCAGGCACCTGTCGTCAGTTCTACTACGGCGGCTGtggcggcaatggcaacaactttgCCACCGAAGATGAATGCTTGCAGCGTTGCAACAGACCAGCGCCGCAGCCAGAGCCACAACCTCAGCCTCCAGCACAGCCTGCTGTTCATGTGTGCGATCAACCTGCTGCTGTGGGCGATTGCGCTGATTATAAGTTGCTGTGGAACTTTAACGCTACAGCCGGACGCTGCCAGCAGTTCTATTATGGCGGCTGCGGTGGCAATGACAATCGCTTTGAAACCGAAACTGACTGCGCTGCACATTGCTTGCCAAACATTGACAATCGCCTTCATAAcgagccacagccacaaccagagcccgagcccgagcctgagcctgagcccaGCACTGCCAAGTGCTTCAAGTCGGCTGAGGCTGGCAATTGTCGCGATAATGTAACACGCTGGTTCTATGACTCCCAGGAGGGCATTTGCGATCAGTTTGTCTACACGGGCTGCGGCGGCAATGAGAACAATTACGCCAGCGAAGAGGATTGCCAGAACGAATGCTTTGCTGCACAGGACACCTGCTCACTGCGTCCCATACGCGGTCGCTGCAATGACATCTCACGTCGCTGGTACTTCGACAgtcgcagcggcagctgctacGAGTTTGAGTTCACTGGCTGCCGCGGCAATCGTAACAACTTTGTCTCCGAGCGCGAATGCTTGAGCTTCTGTCGTCATGATGCAGAGCCGCAaccacagccagagccaccAGCACCT GCCTACTCTGTGTGCACACAGCCTGCTGAGGCTGGCGAGTGCGACAATCACACCACCGCTTGGTTCTATGACAATGAGAAAATGGCTTGCACCGCTTTTACCTACAGCGGCTGTGGCGGCAATGGCAATCGCTTCCAGACGCGCGATCAATGCGAGCGCCAGTGCGGCGAGTTCAGAGGAATTG ACGTATGCAATGAGCCTGTTACAACGGGTCCTTGTGTGCAGTGGCAGACGCGTTATTATTACAATCGCGATAGCCAAAGCTGTGAGCCCTTCACCTATGGCGGCTGCGATGGCACTGGCAATCGCTTTAATGATCGCAGCGAGTGCGAAACGGTTTGCATAGCTGGTCGCgagccagcaccagcagcaggtGCATCCAAAG AAATTTGCCGTTTACCTTTGATCGTTGGTCGCTGCAATGGGCAATCGAATGAGGAGCGTCGTTGGTATTATGATGATGAGCGCGGCAATTGTGTGGCATTCATTTACTCCGGTTGCTCTGGCAATCAGAACAATTTCCGTTCATTTGAAGCATGCATTAATCAATGCGGAT CGCCTATTGAGCCTGGCAACGAAATTCCAGCCAGCAGCTGTGAACACTACGAAAACGAATGCCGCGAACTGCGCTGTCCCTATGGCGTGCGTCGCGTCGCTGTCAACGAGCAGCCCGACTGCCAGAAATGCGAATGCGAGAATCCCTGCGATGATCATGAGTGCCCCGATAGCCAACAATGTGCCATTGACCTTAGCAACACAGCTGATCGCCAGTTTGTTGCCGTTTGCCGTGATAAGTTGAAGGCTGGCGCCTGCCCACAGCTCGTGGCCAATGCCAGCGAATGCGCCCGTGAATGTTACACCGATGCCGATTGCCGTGGTGACAACAAGTGCTGCAGCGATGGCTGTGGCTTCATTTGCGTGCATCCAGCGCGTCCCACACAACGTCCCAATACACCAGCGCCTGCTGTTATCTATCCAGGCGAAGTGCGTGCCATGCTGGAGCCCAAGGGCAAGCCCGAATTGGATGTGCAGAGCTCCATTGGCGGCATTGCagtgctgcgctgctttgctaCCGGCAATCCATCACCAAATATCACTTGGTCACTCAAAAATCTGGTG ATTGACACCAATCAAGGCCGCTATGTGCTTACATCGAATGGTGATTTGACTATTGTGCAGGTGCGTCAAACAGATGATGGCACTTATGTTTGCGTCGCTAGCAATGGCCTAGGCGAGCCTGTGCGTCGTGAGGTGGAGCTGAAAGTAACAG TCAATGCTCAAGCTATCATTGGCTTGGATCCGCATAATAAATACACGCCTGGCTCCACTATTGCCATTGGCTGCTCCGTGCAGGGCTATCCAGCGCCTAATGTAACCTGGACCAAGGACAATACGCCGCTGTACAGCAACGAGCGCGTGCAAATTActt CTGAACCACATCGCATGGTTATCAGCGATGTTACCACCGAGGATAGCGGCGTCTATGGTTGCACTGCCCGCAATGCATACAGCTACAGCACCAGCCAGGAGCAGATTACCATTGAAT CTATGATACCGGTATCGCCCGAGTGCATTGACAATCCGTACTTTGCCAACTGCAAGCTGATTGTCCAGGGCCAGTATTGTGTGAACAAGTACTACGCCCAGTTCTGCTGCAGATCCTGCACATTGGCTGGCCAAATCGCGCAGCCACATCCCAATGCGCTTTAA